The Streptomyces asoensis DNA window GGGGCGGGGTGAGCGGCCGGCGCGGGTGGACGCCGGACCGGGACGGGCGGCGGCCGTCCGGACGTGCGGGTCCGACGGAGCGTCACCGTGTGCCGGGGTGTGGGGGGTTCGGGTGGCGCAAGGGGTGCCGTGCGCGTTCCGGCCGGGTGTCCCGGAGGGCGTCGGCGTCACGCTGGGGTGGTGCGTCCCGCCGGACCGGGGACGGGGTGAGGCGGTACGCCCGGCCGTCCGGACCGCGACCGCGCGGGTCTCACCGGTGCACGGTGCGGGCGTGGTGTGCCGGTGGGGGGTCCCGCGTGACCGACTGACGGTCGGGCCGTCCGGCACGGCGTGCCCCTCGGTGCGCATGCGCCGGCAGGCGTCGTGCACCGCCCGCCGGTGCGCGGGTGCGGCCGCGCGACCGGATGGCGTCGGCGCCCTGGAGTGCGCCGTCGGGGGTGCGCACCCGTCCACACGTCAGGCCGCACGGGGGCGCTCCTGTCACGTATGTGCTGATTTCGGTGGCGCGCAGGACACTTGCCTTTCAGCCGTTCGAAATTTCGTCACGGGGTCGGAATAGTGGCGCGACAATAAGAGGGGGTGCGGGAGGTGTCAACGGTGCGAACGGAAACGGCTCCAGAAGGTGACCGAGATCGCTTTCCATCTCCCCGGCCGCCTTTGCACCGACCTCGTAAATTCTCTTTGCTCATTCACATGTCCGCTGGTCATTGGCGCTTTCGAGTCGAATACTGCAAAGCGTGGGCGGGTCGTTCGCGGCTGTGGATCCGCTGTGCATCCCGCGCCGGAAGCCGCCCGCATGGGGAGCGCTTTCCAGCCAACTTCCTCTGCCGCCCGGTGCACTTGGCGTCGGGGGCCACCGTCTAGGGTCGTCCGGTGACGAGTAGCAGCGCGCCGCGCTCCCCGGTCCTCGACAGCGCCCGTCCCGCTGCGGAACCCGGCCCCTGGCAGATCCGACTGCGCCGGTTCGGATATGCCGGGCTGCCCGGCGTCGATGTCCGCGAGCGTCTTGTTCCGCCTTTTCCGACGCCGTCCACCCGGCTCTGGGAAAGGGCGGGGCTGGACCGGGCGCGGGCCTTTCGCGCGGCGAAGGCGATGGAATGGCTGTGGCCGCTCCTGGTCGCCGTGCTGGCCGGGGTGATCCGTTTCCGGCGACTGGGACAGCCCCGGGACCTCGTCTTCGACGAGACGTACTACGCCAAGGACGCCTGGGCGCTGCTGCGGCTCGGGTACGAGGGCACCTGGCCGGACCGGAAGATCGCCGACCCGCAGCTCCTGGCGCACCCGCAGGTGATCCCGCTCTCCGACACCGGCGCGTTCGTCGCGCACCCGCCGATGGGCAAGTGGGTGATCGCGCTCGGCGAGTGGGCGTTCGGCCTGACGCCGTTCGGCTGGCGGTTCATGACGGCGCTGCTGGGCACCCTGTCCGTCCTGATGCTCTGCCGGACGGGGCGCCGCCTGTTCCGGTCGACGTCGCTGGGCTGCCTGGCCGGGGCGCTGATGGCGATCGACGGTCTGCACCTGGTGATGAGCCGTTCCGCGCTGCTGGACCTCGTCGTGATGTTCTTCGTGCTGGCCGCCTTCGCGTGTCTGCTGCTCGACCGTGACCGGGCGCGGGCCCGGCTCGCCGCGGCCCTCCCGCTGGACGCCGACGGCCGTGCGCGTCCGCACCGGGCGACCGGCGACCACGCCGGGACGGGCATACGTCCCTGGCGGCTCGCGGCCGGCGCGTTCCTGGGGCTGGCGGCCGCGACCAAGTGGAACGGCCTGTACTTCCTCGCCTTCTTCCTGGTCCTGACCCTGCTGTGGGACGTCGGCGCTCGCCGGGTGGCGGGCGCCCGCCACCCCTACCGGGCGGTGCTGCGCAAGGAACTGGGCGGGTCGCTGCTGACCGTCGTCCCGGTCGCGGCGCTGACGTACCTGGCCTCGTGGACGGGGTGGCTGCTGTCCGACGACGGGTACGGGCGGCACTGGGCGGACGGCCGAGGCGGCAGCTGGTCGTGGGTCCCGGCCGCGCTGCGCAGCCTGTGGCACTACGAGTACGGGGTGTACCGGTTCAACGTGGGGCTGCACACCCCGCACAAGTACGAGTCCAACCCGTGGAGTTGGCTGGTCATGGGGCGCCCGGTGCTGTTCGACTACCAGTCGCCGAAGCCGGGTGAGGACGGGTGTCACACGGCGGGCTCCTGCTCCCAGGCCGTCCTGGCGCTGGGCACGCCGCTGCTGTGGTGGACGGCGTGCTGCGCGCTCGTGTACCTGCTCTACCGGTGGGCGCTGCGCCGCGACTGGCGGGCGGGCGCCGTCCTGTGCGCGGTGGCCGCCGGCTACCTGCCCTGGTTCCTGTACCAGGACCGGACGATCTTCTCCTTCTACGCGGTCGCCTTCGTGCCGTACCTGTGCCTGGCGGTGGCGATGCTGCTGGGCGCGCTGGCGGGTCCGCCGGGGGCCGGGCCGCGGCGGCGCGTGCGCGGGCTGGTGGCCGCGGGCGTGGTGGTGCTGCTCATCGCCTGGAACTTCGTGTACTTCTTCCCGCTCTACACCGGGCGGACGATCCCGTACGACGACTGGCACGCCAGGATGTGGCTCGACACCTGGATCTGAACACCTGGATCCGAGCGGCGTCCGGGCCCTACCGCACCGCGCGTGCGGCGGCGCCGGCCGCGTCGTCGTCCTTGAACGCCCACGCGGCCTTCGGTTCCACCACCCACCGCAGGGCCCGCCGGACGGGCGCAGTGCACAGCAGGGTGACGGTGACGGCGGCGACCGCGGTGACGACGGCGGCGCCGAGCGGCCGGTGGATCCAGGGGTGGTCGTACCAGTGGGCGGGACCGGCGGCCTGCTTGACGAAGCCGTGCAGGAGGTAGCCGTAGAGCGTGGCGGCGCCGAGGGAGGTGAACCAGGTCCGGCGGCCCGGTACCCAGGCCAGGAAGCAGGCCAC harbors:
- a CDS encoding dolichyl-phosphate-mannose--protein mannosyltransferase, which translates into the protein MTSSSAPRSPVLDSARPAAEPGPWQIRLRRFGYAGLPGVDVRERLVPPFPTPSTRLWERAGLDRARAFRAAKAMEWLWPLLVAVLAGVIRFRRLGQPRDLVFDETYYAKDAWALLRLGYEGTWPDRKIADPQLLAHPQVIPLSDTGAFVAHPPMGKWVIALGEWAFGLTPFGWRFMTALLGTLSVLMLCRTGRRLFRSTSLGCLAGALMAIDGLHLVMSRSALLDLVVMFFVLAAFACLLLDRDRARARLAAALPLDADGRARPHRATGDHAGTGIRPWRLAAGAFLGLAAATKWNGLYFLAFFLVLTLLWDVGARRVAGARHPYRAVLRKELGGSLLTVVPVAALTYLASWTGWLLSDDGYGRHWADGRGGSWSWVPAALRSLWHYEYGVYRFNVGLHTPHKYESNPWSWLVMGRPVLFDYQSPKPGEDGCHTAGSCSQAVLALGTPLLWWTACCALVYLLYRWALRRDWRAGAVLCAVAAGYLPWFLYQDRTIFSFYAVAFVPYLCLAVAMLLGALAGPPGAGPRRRVRGLVAAGVVVLLIAWNFVYFFPLYTGRTIPYDDWHARMWLDTWI